The Methanofollis sp. genomic sequence TGATGCCTGTTCTCATAGATATAGGGTCGTCACGGACAACCTTATAAACCCATATATACCGGGAGCAAGTACTCGTATTTGATGAAGTCCCTCCACATGCTGCTCGCCCTCCTTGTCTGCGCCGCCCTTCTGGTGGCGGGATGTACCACTGCGGCCGAAGGTGGGTCACAGGAAAAACCATTCTGGACCAAGGATACGCCCGCCCCCACGCCGAACACACCAACCCCAACCGTGGACAGCGAATATGTCAGTCCCGCGACGCCATATCCCGCGACGACCGACCGCCCGAGTCCGCCGGCACAGCAGCACCCTGCTGTCACCCCGACGACGCCTGCACACCTGGAAGTGATCCACGAGAAGGTCGTGCTGGGCTACGGCCATCCTGCGGCTGCATGGGAGATCAATGTGACACAGGCGCCCCTTGTTGTGGAATTCTCCGTTCAGCCGAAGATGGTCACAAGGACGGTTGTCTATGAGAGCAGTTATGGAAGCCATAAGGAAGAGACGAAGACGGTGACCACCATCAGCGACAGAAGTCGGCTTGAGGTGACCGTGCGCGACGGGGACGGGAATATTGTGGCGCAGGACGGTTTTGCCGGCCTGTACTCCGTGGACGAATCAAAGAAAATCTTCGTTATGAGCCCGGGAAAATACCATCTGGACATCCGGGGCACAGATGTCACCGTCGATCTCTCCGCGATGATCGGGCAGACAGGACAGACAACAGAGTAAGTCTGACCCCTCCCCTGCCTGCTGAAGGGGAATGAATATATGGGAGAACCACCAATTTTATAGAGCACATCTGCAGTGTCCCGGTAGGGTAGTGGACATCCTAGAAGCCTGCGGAGCTTTTGACCCGGGTTCAAATCCCGGCCGGGGCGTTTTTCCCTTTTTCTCACATCACATCCTGACTGTCAGGTTCTTACCATGAAAATGATCCTGAAGATCGACTCTCCAGGTTTGCACGAGGCTCTGACTCTCATCGAGCATCCCCTTTCAGAGATGGAATCTCCGCCTTCTGCCTTCCCGGCCCTATCGCAATCCCGGGGGTTCGGGGGCAGCGCCCCCGGCGCGAGCGTGCGGGAAGGCACATCGATCAGCAAACACCCCAGAACAATTTTCATGCGGTATGCGTGAGCCCGCGGTTCATGCCTGATTCTACTCGGGAACTTTCTCTATCCCTCTGTCCGGGGAGAGGGCGCAACCACACTTTCATATGCATATGTGTTCATGTGATCAGATATGGATAACGACATCTGCACGGTCAGGTGCATCCACCAGGATGCCGTCGAGGAGGCCAGAGAGCATCTCATCGACGACCAGACCAGCCAGGCCGTCGCCGGGATCTTCAAGATCTTCGGGGACCCGACCCGGGTCAGGATCCTCTCCGCCCTGAGTCGCAGGGAACTCTGCGTCTGCGACCTCTCGGTCCTGCTCGGAATGAGCCAGTCGGCGATCTCCCACCAGCTACGTCTGCTGCGGGGGGCAAACCTGGTGACCTTCAGGAGAGAAGGGAAGGTGGCCTATTATGCCCTTGCCGACGACCACGTGACCGACCTGCTCAGGGCGGGGGCCGCACATGCACGGGAGTGAAGGCGGCGGC encodes the following:
- a CDS encoding metalloregulator ArsR/SmtB family transcription factor, producing MDNDICTVRCIHQDAVEEAREHLIDDQTSQAVAGIFKIFGDPTRVRILSALSRRELCVCDLSVLLGMSQSAISHQLRLLRGANLVTFRREGKVAYYALADDHVTDLLRAGAAHARE